In the genome of Limnochordia bacterium, one region contains:
- a CDS encoding extracellular solute-binding protein — MSAVVVVVLCYACAVGGQTTISFWHGYSELETVVLEEQLIPLFEAANPGIRVEAVRLGYDELRDKIVATAAIGSGPDVIRMDIIWSPSFAAAGLLEPLDHYAGFQVILDEVYPGPLSTNYLDGKYYGLPLTTNTQIYIYDVHAFEAAGVTPPQTFADFETVSRRMTQRDGGVVTRYGYDMGGPWAWYLLSWIWSNGGDVTDPEITTASGYLDGGATVEALTMISEWALEGLLAPNIFGEGFDQWGSFVNGKVAARQDGPWFARWLEEENPNFKAGYTVMPVGRGGVSCSVVGGENIALTSGSKSKDEAWKFICFMLSEEAQGIMAANGQVPVIRSAVDIPEFQASDYYPVYLEQLLTAKARTPHPRYSEIEQIMQDAFWNTVTGETNARNALSEAVRLINPVLE, encoded by the coding sequence TTTGGCACGGATATAGTGAGCTTGAGACTGTGGTGCTAGAAGAGCAGCTAATTCCCTTATTTGAAGCAGCCAATCCTGGTATTAGGGTTGAAGCAGTACGTTTAGGGTATGATGAACTGCGGGATAAGATCGTGGCTACAGCTGCCATTGGAAGTGGTCCCGATGTGATTCGTATGGACATTATTTGGAGCCCAAGTTTTGCCGCGGCTGGTTTGTTGGAGCCCCTTGACCATTACGCTGGGTTTCAAGTTATTCTGGATGAGGTCTACCCCGGTCCTCTTTCTACAAATTACCTCGATGGCAAGTACTATGGGTTACCTCTAACAACAAACACACAGATCTACATCTATGATGTGCATGCGTTCGAGGCCGCAGGAGTGACACCCCCGCAGACCTTTGCGGATTTTGAAACTGTTTCCCGGCGCATGACGCAACGGGATGGAGGAGTTGTCACCCGCTACGGATACGATATGGGTGGTCCATGGGCATGGTACTTACTTTCATGGATTTGGAGCAATGGTGGTGATGTGACCGACCCCGAGATAACAACTGCATCGGGATATCTTGATGGAGGGGCGACGGTAGAGGCACTGACTATGATTAGCGAATGGGCCCTTGAGGGGCTTCTAGCACCTAACATATTCGGTGAGGGTTTTGATCAGTGGGGAAGTTTTGTGAACGGTAAGGTTGCCGCAAGACAAGATGGCCCTTGGTTTGCGCGATGGCTGGAGGAGGAAAACCCGAATTTCAAGGCCGGGTATACGGTGATGCCAGTTGGTCGCGGTGGTGTGTCTTGCTCTGTAGTTGGGGGGGAGAACATCGCCCTAACCAGTGGCTCAAAATCCAAGGATGAGGCGTGGAAGTTCATTTGTTTTATGCTCTCGGAAGAAGCCCAAGGCATTATGGCGGCCAACGGACAGGTTCCAGTGATTCGTTCAGCTGTGGATATTCCTGAATTCCAGGCAAGTGACTACTATCCGGTTTATCTAGAGCAATTGCTTACTGCTAAAGCCCGGACCCCTCACCCTCGCTACAGTGAAATTGAACAGATTATGCAGGATGCCTTCTGGAACACTGTCACAGGGGAGACTAATGCTCGAAACGCGCTATCTGAGGCCGTGCGTTTGATCAATCCTGTGCTTGAATAA